Proteins encoded in a region of the Deltaproteobacteria bacterium genome:
- a CDS encoding NAD(P)/FAD-dependent oxidoreductase, translating into MKLILSNLRADRELDRDGLKELAASAIGTTPERIQDCSVLKVSRDARHRPVIWVYRLLAETDLANVPTVPGRIEPVTVEIPYQPPTPLPSRPASRPVVIGAGPAGLFAALVLAEGGAPPLILEMGEPVEKRTVTVARFWRYGTLNPRSNVQFGEGGAGAFSDGKLTTRKNDRRIGWVFRRLVEYGAPERILTDGKPHIGTNFLKRLLRRLRDHLEQLGTEFRFGTEVTDILHLNGRVAGLRISTGEEISASRVVLAPGHSARDLFPALERAGLRMEAKPFAVGFRVEHPQPLIDRARYGKERDGPLPAADYRLAVTDRETGRGVYSFCMCPGGLVINASSAPGGLVVNGMSNFARDHRFANAALVVQINPDDFPGQGPLRGMDWQAELEKRAFALGGGSYRAPAQRLVDYLAQRESASLPSTSFLPSVVAADLHGLLPQPCEAALERSIRRFTRQIRGFDSEEALLIAVESRTSSPVQIARTQTLEAEGLMGLYPAGEGPGWAGGIVSAAVDGMKVAESLLSTLR; encoded by the coding sequence GTGAAACTGATACTCTCCAATCTCCGGGCTGACAGGGAGCTGGACAGGGACGGCCTCAAGGAACTGGCGGCCAGTGCCATCGGAACCACGCCTGAACGGATACAGGACTGCTCCGTCCTCAAGGTGAGCCGCGATGCCCGCCACCGGCCGGTGATCTGGGTTTACCGGCTGCTTGCAGAAACCGATCTGGCAAATGTCCCCACTGTGCCCGGCCGAATCGAGCCCGTCACCGTGGAGATTCCGTACCAGCCCCCAACTCCGCTGCCCTCCCGGCCCGCGTCCCGGCCGGTCGTTATTGGTGCAGGCCCGGCCGGCCTGTTCGCCGCACTGGTACTTGCCGAGGGTGGCGCTCCGCCCCTGATCCTGGAAATGGGAGAACCCGTGGAGAAACGTACCGTCACCGTCGCCCGGTTCTGGCGCTATGGAACGCTGAACCCCCGCTCCAATGTCCAGTTTGGAGAAGGCGGTGCTGGAGCCTTTTCTGACGGCAAGCTGACGACCAGAAAGAACGACCGGCGCATCGGGTGGGTATTCCGGCGTCTGGTCGAATACGGCGCACCGGAGCGCATCCTTACCGATGGCAAGCCGCACATCGGGACCAACTTCCTGAAACGGCTCCTGCGCCGGTTGCGGGATCATCTGGAGCAGCTGGGCACCGAGTTCCGTTTTGGCACCGAAGTAACGGATATCCTTCACCTAAACGGACGGGTGGCCGGACTCCGGATATCGACAGGTGAAGAAATATCCGCCAGCCGTGTCGTTCTTGCGCCAGGACACTCGGCACGGGATCTCTTCCCGGCGCTGGAACGCGCCGGACTCCGGATGGAAGCAAAACCTTTCGCGGTGGGTTTTCGCGTGGAGCACCCCCAGCCGCTGATCGACCGTGCCCGTTACGGGAAAGAACGCGACGGCCCGTTGCCGGCGGCTGACTACCGGCTTGCCGTCACGGACCGGGAAACGGGGCGTGGCGTCTACAGCTTCTGCATGTGCCCCGGCGGCCTCGTCATCAACGCCTCCAGCGCGCCCGGCGGCCTTGTAGTAAACGGCATGTCGAACTTCGCCCGCGACCACCGGTTCGCCAACGCGGCACTGGTCGTCCAGATAAATCCGGATGATTTTCCCGGCCAAGGACCGCTCCGCGGAATGGACTGGCAGGCAGAACTGGAAAAGCGGGCCTTCGCACTGGGCGGAGGCAGCTACCGCGCTCCAGCCCAGCGGCTTGTGGACTATCTAGCCCAGCGGGAGTCCGCATCCCTTCCCTCGACAAGTTTTCTTCCCTCTGTGGTTGCAGCCGATCTGCACGGACTCCTCCCGCAGCCATGCGAGGCGGCGCTGGAGCGCTCAATCCGGAGGTTCACACGTCAGATACGAGGCTTCGATTCCGAGGAAGCGCTGCTCATTGCCGTCGAAAGCCGGACATCCTCCCCCGTCCAGATCGCCCGGACCCAAACACTGGAAGCCGAAGGGCTCATGGGGCTTTATCCTGCCGGTGAAGGCCCCGGCTGGGCAGGTGGTATCGTGTCGGCGGCGGTCGACGGAATGAAAGTGGCAGAAAGCCTGCTGTCCACACTCAGGTAG
- the pilB gene encoding type IV-A pilus assembly ATPase PilB, protein MPPPPGKLGELLVREKLISPLQLQQAMNEAKKTGQRLGSALISTGAVKEEDLTEFLSRQYGVPTINLDEFEIDREVIALVPEKQARQHKLIPVNRAGSTLIVAMVDPSNIQAVDDIKFVTSYQQIEVVVSTDTAIMAAIDKYYTQIQQAAEANLESLDMPDLSDIELGEDDEDVNLDELGNASNDAPVVKLCNYILTEAIKRKASDIHIEPYEKSFRVRYRQDGDLMEFMKPPMKLKNAITARLKVMANLDIAERRLPQDGRIKIKMKGIGEMDYRVSVLPTLFGEKVCMRLLDKSNLQLDMTKLGFDEYQLGQWRTGIERPNGMCLVTGPTGSGKTTTLYSALSELNSEDVNISTAEDPVEFNFFGINQCQMKEDIGLNFAAALRSFLRQDPDIILVGEIRDFETAEIAIKAALTGHLVLSTLHTNDAPATVSRLLNMGVEPFLVASAVNVILAQRLCKKICQNCKTEDTEITKKALVDFGVPADQVDEFVPFKGAGCDKCNNTGFKGRIAIYEVMPMYSDLKELILNGASSLEIKKEAMRLGMWTMRYSGVVQMRKGLTTMAQVAQNSSPDN, encoded by the coding sequence ATGCCACCTCCGCCAGGAAAACTCGGTGAACTTCTCGTCCGCGAAAAGCTGATTTCGCCCCTGCAGCTCCAGCAGGCGATGAATGAGGCCAAGAAGACCGGCCAGCGGCTCGGTTCGGCACTGATATCGACAGGAGCCGTCAAGGAAGAAGATCTGACCGAGTTCCTTTCGCGCCAGTATGGCGTGCCGACGATCAATCTGGACGAGTTTGAAATCGACCGGGAAGTGATCGCGCTCGTTCCGGAGAAGCAGGCCCGCCAGCACAAGCTGATCCCGGTAAACCGTGCCGGCTCGACGCTGATCGTGGCGATGGTCGATCCGTCGAACATCCAGGCGGTGGACGACATCAAGTTCGTAACCAGCTACCAGCAGATCGAGGTGGTCGTCTCTACCGATACCGCGATCATGGCCGCCATCGACAAATACTACACGCAGATCCAGCAGGCCGCAGAAGCGAATCTGGAAAGCCTCGACATGCCGGACCTGAGCGATATTGAGCTCGGCGAGGATGACGAGGATGTGAACCTGGACGAACTGGGCAACGCGTCCAATGATGCGCCGGTCGTCAAGCTGTGCAACTACATCCTGACCGAGGCGATCAAGCGCAAGGCATCGGACATTCATATCGAGCCATACGAAAAATCCTTCCGGGTGCGTTACCGGCAGGACGGCGATCTCATGGAGTTCATGAAGCCGCCGATGAAGCTCAAGAATGCCATCACGGCCCGCCTCAAGGTCATGGCGAACCTGGATATCGCCGAGCGGCGGCTTCCGCAGGACGGCCGGATCAAGATCAAGATGAAGGGTATTGGCGAGATGGACTACCGGGTGTCCGTGCTGCCCACCCTGTTTGGCGAGAAGGTATGCATGCGCCTTCTGGACAAGTCGAATCTCCAGCTCGACATGACCAAGCTCGGTTTTGATGAATACCAGCTAGGCCAGTGGCGTACCGGCATCGAGCGTCCGAACGGCATGTGCCTGGTGACGGGCCCTACCGGTTCCGGCAAGACAACGACACTTTATTCGGCGCTTTCGGAACTGAACTCCGAAGACGTGAACATATCGACGGCGGAAGATCCCGTGGAGTTCAACTTCTTCGGCATCAACCAGTGCCAGATGAAGGAAGATATCGGCCTGAACTTTGCCGCGGCGCTCCGCAGCTTTCTCCGTCAGGATCCAGACATCATTCTGGTGGGCGAGATCCGCGACTTTGAAACGGCGGAAATCGCCATCAAGGCCGCGCTCACCGGCCACCTGGTGCTCTCGACGCTGCATACGAACGATGCCCCGGCCACGGTGAGCCGCCTGCTCAACATGGGTGTCGAGCCGTTCCTCGTGGCGAGCGCCGTAAACGTCATTCTCGCGCAGCGGCTCTGCAAGAAGATCTGCCAGAACTGCAAGACCGAGGACACGGAGATCACCAAGAAGGCACTGGTGGATTTCGGTGTTCCGGCCGACCAGGTGGACGAATTCGTGCCCTTCAAGGGTGCCGGGTGCGACAAGTGCAACAATACCGGTTTCAAGGGCCGTATCGCCATCTACGAAGTCATGCCGATGTATTCCGACCTGAAGGAACTGATCCTGAACGGCGCGTCGTCGCTGGAGATCAAGAAGGAAGCGATGCGGCTCGGCATGTGGACCATGCGGTATTCCGGTGTCGTCCAGATGCGCAAAGGGCTGACCACCATGGCGCAGGTGGCGCAGAACTCGTCGCCGGACAACTGA
- a CDS encoding O-antigen ligase family protein, producing the protein MKQLAILRELAAGSGFAVLVLYAGGITPLGRFILEITAFVLAVTVIAEWIRTGHTAVPGWKAVMAVGLFVLYLFVRALVPEPSAEALEEALYWLTGLALYIALVHHYRDRQVLERSIVLMAAIALLAAGIGLVVRFPGEGAPASGPGLWQLSGTFVNRNHFALLLLSLIPVTYYAGVAFRSAASSAGRLWERPGFLFLLASSLLMAFFLTGSLGGFMAMCVAGVTVGLDFILHRTSSSARRIVEVIAGIALILMLTAVWFGSDSFTMRLARAATIQEPSALERIEMWKSALGMLADHPVTGIGPGQFAAWFPSHRPAGILYRVDHVHNDLLQIVTETGIVGALLLVLTSALFFLHVFSARNEIRSIYDRAMVRGGTVAIVAVFVHSLVDFGLRIPANAFAAIAVLACIMASASHRQSDEAERLRAHGWKRFALATVPVLGLLLFGYLSVTRLLAATHERRARTLMGNPEEAIGYLDLAVRIGPLPFARREALRAGLLEKMIPASAGDTEITGRQTAIREIIGAYDLALTLDPRSATYRRQRARWKAEAGLPDAARADLVEAVELSPHDWRPLYALALFDWRQGNFGDALLSFGLLLKERPELTGSVLPVIAGDPLKDRERLLRLYPVIRQTFPQTARFQTVFGDLLRRFNVPGQAREQYELASIAEPENPHHLIRLAETLKSLGDYNGAIHRLDAFHQHSPGTPETYELRGDLSRLNQEVADAVSAYRKALELEPDRHQTWQKLYNAYVEFQADPGVAFWQELTARFPDRPPYRYSYAQALARSLSTIGDAIREMRIVASREPANWTYADYLASLHIRRRLHEEARRVWTDYAVNVPGDPRPYEAIARMYDSLKLKDRADEARALAEQTRQRSRKP; encoded by the coding sequence GTGAAGCAGCTGGCGATCCTGAGGGAACTGGCCGCCGGTTCCGGTTTTGCCGTTCTGGTTCTTTATGCCGGCGGAATCACTCCGCTGGGCCGGTTTATTCTTGAGATCACCGCTTTCGTGCTCGCCGTGACAGTGATCGCCGAGTGGATCCGCACCGGACATACCGCCGTACCAGGCTGGAAGGCCGTTATGGCCGTCGGGCTGTTTGTTCTGTACCTGTTCGTCCGTGCTCTGGTCCCTGAACCCAGTGCCGAGGCACTGGAGGAAGCCCTTTACTGGCTGACCGGTCTTGCCCTGTATATCGCGCTGGTCCACCACTACCGGGACCGGCAGGTGCTTGAGCGATCCATCGTGCTGATGGCGGCCATCGCACTCCTTGCCGCCGGGATCGGACTGGTCGTCCGGTTTCCGGGAGAAGGCGCACCGGCATCAGGCCCCGGATTGTGGCAGCTCTCCGGTACATTCGTGAACCGGAACCATTTCGCCTTGCTCCTGCTGTCGCTCATCCCTGTTACCTACTACGCCGGAGTGGCCTTCCGGTCGGCGGCAAGTTCCGCCGGCAGGCTATGGGAGCGGCCCGGTTTCCTGTTCCTGCTCGCCTCTTCCCTGCTCATGGCCTTCTTTCTGACCGGCAGCCTGGGCGGTTTCATGGCCATGTGTGTGGCCGGTGTAACGGTAGGGCTCGACTTCATCCTCCATCGGACTTCGAGTTCGGCCCGCCGGATCGTGGAGGTAATCGCCGGTATTGCACTCATACTGATGCTGACTGCGGTCTGGTTCGGCAGCGATTCATTCACCATGCGGCTGGCCCGCGCAGCCACCATACAGGAGCCGTCCGCTCTCGAACGGATAGAGATGTGGAAATCGGCGCTTGGCATGCTGGCGGACCATCCCGTAACGGGGATCGGCCCCGGCCAGTTCGCCGCCTGGTTTCCATCCCACCGCCCCGCAGGCATTCTCTACCGGGTTGATCACGTTCATAACGACCTGCTGCAGATCGTGACCGAGACGGGAATCGTGGGGGCCTTGCTGCTCGTGCTGACTTCGGCCCTGTTCTTTCTCCACGTCTTTTCCGCACGGAACGAAATCAGAAGCATTTACGACCGGGCGATGGTCCGGGGCGGAACGGTCGCCATTGTGGCCGTATTCGTCCATTCGCTCGTGGATTTCGGGCTCCGCATCCCGGCAAATGCATTCGCCGCCATCGCGGTACTGGCGTGCATCATGGCCTCGGCCTCGCACCGGCAGAGCGACGAGGCCGAACGGCTGAGGGCCCACGGATGGAAACGGTTCGCACTGGCCACCGTGCCAGTCCTGGGTCTCCTGCTGTTTGGCTACCTGTCCGTTACCCGGCTGCTCGCCGCCACCCATGAGCGCCGTGCCCGTACGCTCATGGGCAACCCGGAAGAAGCAATCGGTTATCTGGACCTGGCAGTACGCATCGGTCCGCTGCCCTTTGCCCGGCGCGAGGCACTCCGCGCCGGGCTGCTGGAGAAGATGATCCCTGCCTCCGCCGGAGATACCGAAATCACTGGCCGCCAAACGGCCATCAGGGAAATCATCGGAGCTTACGACCTTGCGCTCACCCTTGATCCACGGTCAGCAACCTACCGCCGCCAGCGCGCGCGCTGGAAGGCAGAGGCGGGGCTCCCCGACGCCGCCAGGGCGGATCTCGTAGAGGCGGTTGAGCTTTCACCACATGACTGGCGCCCGCTTTATGCCCTCGCCCTTTTCGACTGGCGGCAGGGCAATTTCGGCGATGCCCTGCTCAGCTTCGGACTGCTGCTCAAGGAACGTCCTGAACTGACAGGAAGCGTACTGCCCGTGATTGCCGGAGATCCCCTGAAGGACAGGGAGCGGCTCCTCCGGCTGTATCCGGTAATCCGCCAGACATTCCCGCAAACGGCCCGGTTTCAAACGGTATTTGGAGACCTGCTGCGCCGTTTCAATGTTCCCGGACAGGCCCGGGAGCAATATGAACTGGCCAGCATTGCCGAGCCCGAGAACCCCCATCACCTGATCCGGCTGGCAGAAACACTGAAAAGCCTTGGCGACTACAACGGCGCCATTCACCGGCTCGATGCCTTTCACCAGCATTCGCCCGGAACGCCAGAAACATATGAGTTGCGCGGCGACCTTTCCCGGTTGAATCAGGAGGTTGCCGATGCAGTCTCCGCCTACCGCAAGGCACTGGAACTGGAACCGGACCGGCATCAGACCTGGCAGAAACTCTACAACGCCTATGTCGAGTTCCAGGCGGACCCCGGCGTGGCATTCTGGCAGGAACTGACTGCCCGGTTTCCGGACCGGCCGCCATACCGTTACTCTTACGCGCAGGCACTTGCCCGGAGCCTCTCGACCATCGGCGACGCCATCCGCGAGATGCGGATAGTGGCAAGCCGCGAACCGGCGAACTGGACCTACGCCGACTATCTGGCCAGTCTGCACATCCGCCGGCGGCTGCATGAGGAGGCCCGGCGTGTCTGGACCGACTATGCGGTGAATGTCCCCGGTGATCCCCGGCCTTACGAAGCCATCGCCCGGATGTACGATTCACTGAAACTGAAGGACCGGGCCGATGAGGCCCGTGCGCTTGCCGAACAAACCCGCCAGCGGAGCCGCAAGCCCTGA
- a CDS encoding type IV pilus twitching motility protein PilT, with protein sequence MSGVNLHQLLKVMIDKGGSDLHLSTNSPPQIRIDGDLTPLKTPPLTPADTKQLAYSILTESQKHSFEENNELDLSFGVKGLARFRANVFMQRGAVGAVYRAIPFKIMSFEELGLPSVVAAIADKPRGLVLVTGPTGSGKSTTLATIIDKINTEQASHILTVEDPIEFLHPHKRSLVNQREVHADTKSFKTALKFILRQDPDVVLIGEMRDLETVEAALTVSETGHMAFGTLHTNSCAQTINRILDVFPAYQQPQVRAQLSFVLEGVLSQSLLQKATGKGRVMAMEIMVPNSAIRNLIREDKIHQIYSQMQVGQKKYGMQTMNQSLFNLFQKRLINIDECFSRTSDPEELRTMMQRANILPPQYANMEV encoded by the coding sequence ATGTCAGGCGTTAACCTTCACCAGCTTCTCAAGGTGATGATCGACAAGGGCGGTTCCGATCTTCATCTTTCGACCAATTCTCCTCCCCAGATCCGGATTGACGGCGACCTGACGCCGCTGAAGACGCCGCCGCTGACTCCGGCCGATACGAAACAGCTCGCCTATTCGATCCTGACCGAGTCCCAGAAGCACTCCTTCGAGGAAAACAACGAGCTCGACCTTTCGTTCGGGGTCAAGGGCCTGGCACGGTTCCGTGCCAATGTGTTCATGCAGCGCGGGGCCGTAGGGGCCGTGTACCGGGCGATTCCATTCAAGATCATGTCATTTGAGGAACTCGGTCTTCCGTCCGTCGTGGCGGCGATAGCCGACAAGCCACGCGGGCTGGTCCTGGTGACCGGCCCCACCGGTTCCGGCAAGTCGACAACGCTCGCCACGATTATCGACAAGATCAACACCGAGCAGGCCTCGCACATCCTGACCGTTGAGGATCCGATCGAGTTCCTCCATCCACACAAGCGTTCGCTGGTCAACCAGCGGGAGGTTCATGCCGATACCAAGAGCTTCAAGACCGCACTCAAGTTCATTCTCCGGCAGGATCCGGACGTGGTGCTGATCGGCGAGATGCGCGATCTGGAAACCGTCGAGGCTGCGCTCACCGTGTCGGAAACCGGCCACATGGCATTCGGGACACTGCATACGAATTCGTGTGCCCAGACCATTAACCGGATTCTGGACGTCTTCCCTGCCTACCAGCAGCCCCAGGTCCGCGCCCAGCTCTCCTTCGTGCTTGAAGGAGTACTGTCCCAGTCGCTGCTCCAGAAGGCGACCGGAAAAGGCCGTGTGATGGCCATGGAGATCATGGTCCCGAACAGCGCCATCCGGAACCTGATCCGTGAAGACAAGATTCACCAGATATATTCGCAGATGCAGGTGGGCCAGAAGAAATACGGCATGCAGACGATGAACCAGTCACTGTTCAACCTGTTCCAGAAGCGGCTCATCAATATCGACGAGTGTTTCTCCAGAACCTCGGATCCCGAGGAACTTCGTACGATGATGCAGCGGGCAAACATCCTGCCGCCGCAGTATGCCAACATGGAAGTCTAG
- a CDS encoding phosphoglycerate kinase has translation MLKVRRIDETDVQGKRVLVRCDFNVPIRDGRVTEDTRVRAHLKTINYLLERGCSVILMSHLGRPKGKSNPEFSLKPVVPVLSEHLKRPVTLAPDCIGPDAEKLAAALKPGEVLLLENLRFHKEEEKNDPDFARKLAVLASVYVNDAFAASHRAHASVVGLVPFVQSSCAGFLLVSEVETFNRSFASPARPLVMVLGGAKVSTKIGLIRNLLPKVDSLLIGGAMANTFIAARGNPVGKSLQETDFHAEAMAVLAEASSMGKRILLPVDVICAPSPDDAAHKQVVPVGSIPAGSMALDIGPRTAELFAAEIAAARTVVWNGPVGLFEMPGFDEGTRAIARAIAGNREALTVGGGGDTDAALEMTGLKEKFSHVSTGGGAFLELLEGRDLPAITALG, from the coding sequence ATGCTCAAGGTCAGACGGATTGATGAAACGGATGTGCAGGGAAAACGCGTGCTGGTGCGGTGCGATTTCAACGTGCCGATCCGCGACGGCAGGGTTACAGAGGACACCCGCGTCCGGGCCCACCTGAAAACCATCAACTACCTTCTGGAGCGTGGCTGTTCCGTCATCCTGATGAGTCATCTGGGCCGTCCGAAGGGAAAGTCCAATCCGGAGTTTTCGCTGAAGCCGGTCGTTCCGGTGCTGTCGGAGCATCTCAAGCGGCCGGTGACACTGGCACCCGACTGCATCGGCCCCGATGCAGAAAAACTGGCCGCCGCCCTGAAGCCGGGCGAGGTACTGCTCCTCGAAAATCTCCGCTTCCACAAGGAAGAGGAAAAGAACGATCCGGACTTTGCCCGGAAGCTGGCAGTGCTGGCGTCCGTTTATGTCAACGATGCCTTTGCCGCGAGTCACCGGGCTCATGCTTCCGTTGTGGGACTGGTGCCGTTCGTCCAGTCATCGTGCGCTGGTTTTCTGCTGGTTTCGGAGGTGGAAACCTTCAACCGGTCATTCGCCAGTCCGGCGCGGCCGCTCGTCATGGTGCTCGGCGGAGCGAAAGTCTCCACCAAGATCGGCCTCATCCGGAATCTCCTCCCCAAAGTGGATTCGCTCCTGATCGGCGGGGCGATGGCCAACACGTTCATCGCCGCCAGGGGAAATCCGGTCGGAAAGAGCCTGCAGGAAACGGACTTCCATGCCGAGGCAATGGCGGTTCTGGCCGAAGCCTCCAGTATGGGGAAAAGGATACTGCTGCCGGTGGATGTCATTTGTGCGCCGTCGCCGGATGATGCGGCCCATAAGCAGGTTGTGCCGGTGGGGAGTATCCCGGCCGGTTCAATGGCGCTTGATATAGGCCCCCGGACGGCAGAACTGTTTGCCGCTGAAATTGCGGCCGCCCGGACGGTGGTCTGGAACGGTCCGGTCGGGCTGTTCGAGATGCCTGGTTTCGACGAGGGTACCCGTGCCATCGCCCGTGCCATCGCTGGCAACAGGGAGGCGCTCACGGTGGGCGGGGGCGGCGATACCGATGCCGCCCTGGAGATGACGGGCCTCAAGGAAAAGTTTTCCCACGTCTCGACCGGCGGCGGAGCTTTCCTGGAACTGCTTGAAGGGCGCGACCTGCCGGCGATTACGGCCCTTGGCTAG
- a CDS encoding polysaccharide biosynthesis tyrosine autokinase — protein sequence MNLNVERLSHHEVVRFLRKRGWIAATVAGLVTVTAAAVTLREPRVYQAEARVSLQPEAVSKMLPRQLVSFEAYYITNMKFDTEMEILRSKPMAERVTRAMGITPEADGEAVFADWVRRTMSSIEIRRHENTRIIRVIARDTSPDRAMRIANTYAEQYISRTIEEQIESFTRSHTWLKEQIIELEQRVQESELAVIDYIKEHGVDLVEIAAETQMPSQVQTGTVQGQFATGMEGDVLQSLRSQLIAREAEKTELSARYLPAHPRMRGLDEQIASLRSRIARQEEALKRSRKASREQAIEVREKAIQYDLLRRTADTNKALYNALIQKLKEIDITGNIAETDIRIVEKAERPVTPIRPTPRRTISLAALIGIALGILSALLIELMDPRIKSLDEFKDLFDVPILGTIPVISENDGDDPGSVLPAALVSRLRPASIPAEAYRTLRTNVKFSHSIESGRSLLLTSCSPREGKTTTAINLAVATALAGKRVLLIDADLRNPNIHRELGLNAKMGFTHYLAGDIDDYHEAVVPTWLEKLDIMTCGVITPNPSELLESGRLKELIAAAVSEYDQVIIDASPVLPVADAAILATAVQGVIMVFDASSINRGDVGRALDQIRKTGTKVYGVVMNRFTDLKHHQYYYYTYPASSRAQ from the coding sequence TTGAACCTGAACGTTGAAAGACTGTCCCATCACGAAGTCGTCCGGTTTCTCCGCAAACGCGGCTGGATTGCCGCGACGGTCGCCGGCCTGGTGACAGTTACAGCCGCTGCCGTCACGCTCCGCGAGCCCCGGGTCTACCAGGCCGAGGCACGTGTCTCCCTCCAGCCGGAAGCGGTCAGCAAAATGCTCCCGCGCCAGCTGGTTTCGTTCGAGGCCTACTACATCACCAATATGAAGTTCGACACGGAGATGGAGATTCTCCGCTCGAAGCCGATGGCCGAGCGGGTGACCCGTGCCATGGGTATCACCCCCGAGGCCGATGGCGAGGCCGTGTTTGCCGACTGGGTGCGCAGAACGATGTCATCCATCGAGATCCGCCGCCATGAGAACACCCGGATCATACGTGTCATAGCACGCGACACGAGTCCCGATCGCGCAATGCGGATAGCCAACACCTACGCGGAACAGTACATCTCCCGCACGATCGAGGAACAGATTGAAAGCTTCACCAGATCACACACGTGGCTGAAAGAGCAGATCATCGAGCTGGAACAGCGGGTCCAGGAGTCGGAACTCGCGGTGATCGACTACATCAAGGAGCATGGCGTAGACTTGGTCGAAATCGCCGCCGAGACGCAGATGCCATCGCAGGTCCAGACAGGAACCGTTCAGGGGCAGTTCGCCACCGGAATGGAAGGCGATGTCCTGCAGAGCCTGCGCTCGCAACTGATCGCCCGGGAGGCCGAAAAAACTGAACTGTCCGCACGATATCTCCCCGCCCACCCGAGAATGCGGGGGCTCGACGAGCAGATCGCCTCGCTGCGCAGCCGGATTGCCCGTCAGGAAGAAGCCCTGAAACGTTCACGCAAGGCATCACGGGAACAGGCGATCGAGGTACGTGAAAAGGCGATCCAGTATGACCTTTTGCGCCGGACTGCCGATACAAACAAGGCGCTTTACAACGCCCTGATCCAGAAGCTGAAGGAAATCGACATCACCGGCAATATCGCCGAGACCGACATCCGCATCGTCGAAAAGGCGGAACGGCCGGTAACGCCAATCCGTCCAACCCCGCGGCGGACCATCTCACTGGCCGCACTGATCGGCATCGCCCTGGGGATCCTTTCCGCACTGCTGATTGAGCTGATGGACCCCCGCATCAAGAGCCTCGACGAGTTCAAGGATCTGTTCGATGTACCGATTCTGGGGACCATCCCGGTCATCTCCGAGAATGATGGTGATGATCCCGGCAGCGTTTTGCCTGCGGCCCTGGTATCCAGGCTCCGGCCGGCGTCCATTCCGGCTGAGGCCTACCGGACCCTTCGCACCAATGTGAAGTTTTCGCATTCGATTGAGAGTGGCCGTTCGCTGCTGCTCACCAGTTGTTCTCCCCGTGAGGGCAAGACGACGACCGCGATCAATCTGGCCGTTGCCACTGCCCTCGCCGGCAAGCGGGTACTGCTGATCGACGCGGACCTGAGGAACCCGAACATCCACCGGGAACTGGGCCTGAACGCGAAGATGGGATTCACGCACTACCTGGCTGGTGACATCGACGACTACCACGAGGCAGTGGTTCCTACCTGGCTGGAGAAACTGGACATCATGACCTGCGGGGTCATCACGCCCAATCCCTCGGAACTGCTGGAATCCGGCCGCCTGAAGGAACTGATCGCCGCGGCAGTTTCGGAGTATGACCAGGTGATTATCGATGCGTCGCCGGTACTGCCTGTGGCTGATGCGGCGATTCTCGCCACCGCCGTTCAGGGGGTCATCATGGTGTTCGACGCTTCGAGCATAAACCGGGGCGACGTCGGCCGTGCCCTCGACCAGATCCGGAAGACCGGCACCAAGGTCTACGGGGTTGTGATGAACCGGTTCACAGATCTCAAGCACCACCAGTACTATTACTACACCTATCCAGCTTCCAGCCGGGCCCAGTAG